The following are encoded together in the Arthrobacter sp. Y-9 genome:
- a CDS encoding MBL fold metallo-hydrolase: MDSLIHPLQDITIRRISVGGMDNNVYLLTSRSSGDQVLIDAADDLPAIQSLLADSAADTEATPQLKLIATTHQHWDHVRALPGLVEATGAPTAAGADDAAALPVPVDVTLEHGDVAGFDGFALTAVHLRGHTPGSIAYVYQDPAGPAHLFSGDSLFPGGVGNTDKDPARFTSLLNDVTERLFDVYPDDTVVHPGHGAPTTLGAERPHLDEWRARGW, encoded by the coding sequence ATGGACTCACTCATACATCCGCTCCAGGACATCACCATCCGGCGCATCTCCGTCGGCGGGATGGACAACAACGTCTACCTGCTGACCTCGCGGTCCTCCGGTGACCAGGTGCTCATCGACGCGGCCGACGATCTGCCGGCGATTCAGTCACTCCTCGCGGACTCGGCCGCCGACACCGAGGCCACGCCCCAGTTGAAGCTGATCGCCACGACCCACCAGCACTGGGACCACGTGCGCGCGCTGCCCGGGCTCGTCGAGGCCACCGGCGCCCCCACGGCCGCAGGGGCCGACGACGCCGCGGCGCTGCCCGTCCCGGTGGACGTCACGCTGGAGCACGGGGACGTGGCCGGCTTCGACGGTTTCGCGCTCACCGCGGTGCACCTGCGGGGCCACACGCCGGGCTCGATCGCCTATGTGTACCAGGACCCCGCCGGCCCGGCGCACCTCTTCAGCGGGGATTCCCTCTTCCCCGGCGGCGTCGGGAACACGGACAAGGATCCGGCCCGTTTCACCTCGCTCCTGAACGACGTGACCGAGCGCCTCTTCGACGTCTACCCGGACGACACCGTGGTGCACCCGGGCCACGGCGCCCCCACGACGCTCGGCGCCGAACGCCCGCACCTCGACGAGTGGCGCGCCCGGGGCTGGTGA
- a CDS encoding HutD family protein, whose amino-acid sequence MEIIRFSSIRPEPWRNGGGVTREIARHPRGASDGSWDWRVSIAEVGKAGDFSAFPGMERVISVIDGELLVLTVDGEEHAMERYRPFRFSGDAVSSSALPTGDIRDLNVIARRGAFKGYLSILELSKKRAHPIFEGQLAILLEGKASVAEERGEESGGEQVELARYDAVVGSDEASPELLGRGFVAIVSLDPADPADA is encoded by the coding sequence ATGGAGATCATCCGCTTTTCCAGCATCCGGCCCGAGCCCTGGCGCAACGGCGGCGGTGTCACGCGGGAGATCGCACGGCACCCCCGCGGCGCCTCGGACGGCTCCTGGGACTGGCGCGTCAGCATCGCCGAGGTGGGCAAGGCCGGCGACTTCTCCGCGTTCCCGGGCATGGAACGCGTCATCTCGGTGATCGACGGCGAGCTGCTCGTGCTGACCGTCGACGGCGAGGAGCACGCCATGGAGCGGTACCGTCCGTTCCGCTTCTCCGGCGACGCCGTCTCTTCCTCCGCACTCCCGACCGGGGACATCCGGGACCTGAACGTGATCGCCCGCCGCGGCGCCTTCAAGGGCTACCTGTCCATCCTCGAGCTGTCGAAGAAGCGCGCGCATCCGATCTTCGAGGGCCAGCTCGCGATCCTGCTTGAGGGCAAGGCGTCGGTGGCCGAAGAGCGCGGCGAAGAGTCCGGCGGTGAGCAGGTGGAGCTGGCCCGGTACGACGCCGTCGTCGGCTCCGATGAGGCGAGTCCCGAACTGCTCGGCCGGGGTTTCGTGGCCATCGTGTCGCTCGACCCTGCGGATCCCGCGGACGCGTAA